The following proteins are encoded in a genomic region of Gossypium hirsutum isolate 1008001.06 chromosome D05, Gossypium_hirsutum_v2.1, whole genome shotgun sequence:
- the LOC107902208 gene encoding uncharacterized protein has translation MGIRAAIEWKIKVLEVFGDSALVIYQLKGEWETRDPKLISYRKLVLELIKEFEGISFCYLPRDENQMADALATLAFMIKVNRHEDMKPIQMSIYEDPTHCYNIEEGEIDDSPWYQDILRYVKNREYPGQATENEKRTLRRLAIDYVVDGQILYKRGKDQVLLRCMDAVEAKKSWRKSMRASVERMPADSQWKDRL, from the coding sequence atgggtattcgTGCAGCTATAGAGTGGAAAATCAAAGTGCTAGAGGTCTTTGGAGATTCAGCATTGGTGATATATCAGCTCAAGGGTGAATGGGAAACGAGAGATCCTAAATTAATTAGTTATCGAAAGTTGGTCCTCGAATTGATTAAGGAGTTTGAGGGCATCAGTTTTtgctatctcccacgagatgagaaCCAGATGGCTGATGCACTAGCTACTCTAGCCTTCATGATCAAGGTGAATAGACATGAGGATATGAAGCCaatccaaatgagtatttatgAAGACCCGACTCATTGTTACAATATTGAAGAAGGAGAAATCGATGATAgcccttggtatcaagatatactaCGATATGTAAAAAATCGTGAGTATCCTGGCCAGGCAACGGAGAATGAAAAGAGAACTCTAAGAAGACTAGCCATTGATTACGTTGTAGATGGACAGATCTTATACAAGAGGGGAAAGGATCAGGTACTGTTAAGATGTATGGAtgccgtggaagcaaagaaatcctggaggaagtccatgagggcatcTGTAGAACGCATGCCAGCGGATTCACAATGGAaagacagattatga
- the LOC107902209 gene encoding uncharacterized protein translates to MIENAIRSGKIDAGETNRRSASKRKENEMSNASMYNKGYSKSVTVSQPENVAANQRSSSRQEIGTRRNTEMPQFTPIPMSYRELYRNLFDAHVVSPFYLKPLQPPYPKWYDANAQCDYHAGTIGHSIENCTAFKKFVERLIGMGVVKFDDLTKAENPLPNHTDSGVNMMGEDRRIKVDIADVKTPLRWVLKEMVKRGLVISEGSCEKRGNYCEFHHEVGHEIQECTEFRAMLQGMMDNREMEFCEGVQVENHVCASELVLGVPRANHPVVIISRPRNSEVEARITQKVIIQKLAVFAYKDNIRVPWNYNCNVTIPKKENLISKEDQDEGGHYEQMKARVEPIREETLVGKKKNTAVPELLVNEPIKEEEAREFLKFIKHSEYSVVEQLDKQPAHISVLALLLN, encoded by the coding sequence atgattgagaatgccatcaGGAGTGGGAAGATCGATGCGGGAGAGACTAACAGAAGATCAGCTTCGAAGAGGAAGGAAAATGAAATGAGCAACGCGAGCATGTATAACAAGGGTTACTCGAAGTCAGTAACAGTGAGTCAGCCAGAAAATGTGGCTGCCAATCAGCGAAGCTCATCGAGACAAGAGATCGGTACAAGGCGAAATACTGAGatgccccaattcacgccaattcctATGTCGTATAGGGAACTATACCGAAATTTATTTGATGCACACGTAGTTTCCCCTTTCTATCTGAAGCCCTTGCaacccccgtatcccaaatggtacgatgcGAATGCACAGTGCGACTATCATGCGGGAACAATagggcattctatagaaaactGTACGGCCTTTAAGAAGTTTGTTGAAAGGCTCATTGGTATGGGTGTCGTTAAATTTGATGACTTGACCAAGGCAGAAAATCCATTACCAAATCACACTGATAGTGGGGTAAATATGATGGGCGAAGACAGAAGAATCAAGGTAGACATTGCGGATGTAAAAACTCCTTTGAGATGGGTCTTGAAAGAGATGGTGAAAAGGGGACTAGTCATCTCAGAAGGAAGTTGTGAAAAAAGggggaactactgtgagttccaccaTGAAGTGGGGCATGAAATTCAAGAGTGTACGGAGTTCAGAGCTATGTTACAAGGTATGATGGATAATAGGGAGATGGAATTCTGTGAAGGAGTTCAAGTGGAGAATCATGTATGCGCGTCAGAATTGGTATTAGGAGTTCCGAGGGCTAaccatcctgtggtcattatctcgcgACCTCGGAACAGTGAGGTTGAGGCACGAATAACACAAAAAGTAATCATTCAAAAACTGGCTGTGTTTGCATATAAGGATAACATaagggttccttggaattacaATTGTAATGTGACAATCCCGAAGAAGGAGAATTTAATCAGTAAAGAGGATCAGGACGAAGGAGGGCATTACGAACAGATGAAGGCTCGAGTAGAGCCAATAAGAGAAGAAACTTTGGTTGGAAAGAAGAAGAATACGGCAGTACCTGAGTTATTGGTCAATGAACCAATCAAAGAGGAGGAAGCTAGAGAGTTCTTGAAGTTCataaagcatagcgagtatagcgttgTGGAACAGCTGGACAAACAACCAGCTCACATATCTGTGCTAGCTTTACTCCTGAACTAG